In Geminocystis sp. M7585_C2015_104, a genomic segment contains:
- a CDS encoding Rpn family recombination-promoting nuclease/putative transposase produces the protein MSFDNICKLLAQTYPLSFAAWLLEAPVEEAVVLKTELSVQPIVADSL, from the coding sequence ATGTCCTTTGACAATATATGTAAACTGTTAGCCCAAACCTATCCCCTCTCCTTTGCCGCCTGGTTGTTAGAGGCACCGGTGGAAGAGGCAGTGGTGTTGAAAACAGAATTGAGTGTACAACCAATTGTGGCGGATTCTTTA